One genomic region from Leptolyngbyaceae cyanobacterium JSC-12 encodes:
- a CDS encoding ATPase involved in chromosome partitioning (IMG reference gene:2510095322~PFAM: CobQ/CobB/MinD/ParA nucleotide binding domain): MSQFEHSSDFEKVLVSLFEQEGWTAKLAPPGTQGYDIELERDGECVAVQVRNQRAKVHAGQLEKFIDFLEQPMSARFNRGFLISASGYTPSVFTFMRTEEVVDIALGSFRDNQIIWEDGEIPAPPPRPKLTYIGVFTCKGGVGKTTISAHLAGAFALNGYDVVLIDLDRQSNLRKLLGDGVYLPGPKGQLGATITVLNYSEWNEEEYPDARVVICDCSPEYDANPEEFLKKFNYCIIPTTLNPLGINKNADVIKRTFTAIRRLNETAELFVLINNYHSDEDRRNNILNSLLKTEFERMMAEDARCHYIDPDMVAIRYSKQLLYWGYHIVENGKPQLAFREIGGRSLPRTDFLKLLDYLEDHTNIEGIKRQEQQPSPN, encoded by the coding sequence ATGTCACAGTTTGAGCATTCATCTGACTTCGAGAAGGTTCTCGTCAGCCTGTTTGAGCAAGAAGGCTGGACGGCAAAGTTAGCCCCGCCGGGAACCCAAGGCTACGACATCGAACTGGAACGGGACGGCGAATGTGTTGCCGTACAAGTCCGCAATCAGCGAGCCAAAGTTCATGCCGGACAATTGGAGAAATTTATAGATTTTCTGGAACAGCCTATGTCTGCCCGGTTTAATCGGGGATTTTTGATCTCTGCATCGGGCTATACTCCCTCTGTCTTCACCTTCATGCGAACCGAAGAAGTGGTTGACATTGCGCTGGGCAGTTTCCGAGACAATCAAATTATTTGGGAAGATGGCGAAATTCCTGCCCCTCCTCCGCGCCCAAAACTAACCTACATCGGCGTGTTTACCTGCAAAGGTGGCGTTGGTAAAACCACTATCAGCGCTCATCTAGCAGGAGCATTTGCCTTAAATGGTTACGATGTAGTGTTAATTGACCTGGATCGGCAGAGCAATTTGCGTAAACTGCTGGGAGATGGGGTGTATCTCCCAGGTCCAAAGGGACAACTAGGCGCAACCATCACTGTCTTGAACTACAGCGAGTGGAACGAAGAAGAATACCCTGATGCACGAGTGGTGATTTGCGACTGTAGCCCCGAATATGACGCCAATCCAGAAGAGTTCCTCAAAAAGTTCAACTATTGCATTATTCCCACGACACTCAACCCGCTGGGAATCAATAAGAATGCTGATGTGATTAAGCGAACCTTCACAGCAATTCGTCGGCTCAACGAAACTGCTGAACTGTTCGTGCTAATTAACAACTATCACAGCGATGAGGATCGCCGAAACAACATCCTCAATAGCTTACTAAAAACCGAATTTGAGCGGATGATGGCAGAGGATGCGCGTTGCCATTACATTGATCCCGATATGGTGGCAATTCGCTATAGTAAGCAGTTACTTTATTGGGGCTATCACATTGTTGAGAATGGCAAGCCACAGTTGGCGTTTCGGGAAATTGGTGGGCGATCGCTGCCGCGCACTGACTTTCTCAAGCTTCTGGACTATCTGGAAGACCACACCAATATCGAAGGCATCAAGCGCCAAGAACAACAGCCCAGTCCAAACTAA
- a CDS encoding ABC-type uncharacterized transport system, permease component (IMG reference gene:2510095323~PFAM: Protein of unknown function (DUF990)) has translation MKRYWQVLKLFWATALAAELEYRINFLIATLSSIGGLIGSLFGLFLFYRTGYSFQNWNWDQALIVLGLFTLLQGFSATFLAPNLNRIVRHIQQGTLDFVLLKPINSQFWLSTHTLSPWGLPDLLFGVLIILIAGNRLGVHVSNYFIGLLPIFLGFVILYSLWFMLGAMSIWFVKIYNVTEVLRGLLEAGRFPTVAYPMGYRIFFTFVVPVAFLTTVPAEVILGRGNWHWVAGAAILAGVLLWLSSAFWRFALRFYTSASS, from the coding sequence ATGAAACGCTATTGGCAAGTTTTGAAACTATTTTGGGCAACAGCACTAGCTGCCGAATTAGAGTATCGAATTAACTTTTTAATTGCAACACTCAGCAGCATTGGTGGGTTAATAGGCAGCCTGTTTGGGTTATTTCTGTTTTACCGAACAGGTTACAGCTTTCAAAATTGGAATTGGGATCAGGCATTGATTGTCCTCGGATTGTTTACTCTTTTGCAAGGGTTTTCAGCTACTTTTTTGGCTCCAAATTTGAACCGAATTGTCCGGCACATCCAGCAGGGCACCTTAGATTTTGTTTTATTAAAGCCAATCAATTCACAATTCTGGCTGTCAACTCATACTCTCTCACCCTGGGGTTTGCCAGATTTATTATTTGGTGTGCTGATTATCTTAATTGCCGGAAATCGCCTGGGGGTGCATGTGAGCAATTACTTCATAGGATTGCTACCCATTTTCTTGGGTTTTGTAATCCTCTATAGCTTGTGGTTTATGTTAGGGGCAATGAGTATCTGGTTTGTCAAAATCTACAATGTGACGGAAGTACTGCGAGGTTTGCTAGAAGCCGGACGGTTCCCAACGGTCGCGTATCCCATGGGATATCGGATCTTTTTCACCTTTGTGGTACCAGTTGCGTTTTTGACAACAGTGCCAGCGGAGGTAATTTTGGGACGGGGCAATTGGCACTGGGTTGCGGGAGCAGCGATTTTAGCAGGAGTCTTGCTTTGGCTATCCAGTGCTTTCTGGCGGTTTGCGCTACGGTTCTATACCAGTGCATCGAGTTAG